A region of Rhodospirillales bacterium DNA encodes the following proteins:
- a CDS encoding LLM class flavin-dependent oxidoreductase: MTGIRPPRLGISISFQAHGALGERSSTVYGEALELAAEADRLGVESIWTSEHHGEEDGYCPSPVLAGAALAVAAPRCRVGQAVALAPLQGHPLRLAEDLAVLDNLSGGRVEIGLGQGYRPSEFAMFGLPYARRTAAFEDALDILRLAWSGERFDYAGRVHSVTAGVLRPPPVRPGAPPLWIGAAAPASRARAVRHRAGLVVAPLTELEHTARQFASFDDEAAAQGAGALPRALMREILVGGSAADAVSSHSRYLDHVYRVQYAPERTGLTVRDSATGQRRPLAGDDPYYLSEAFMRERWFLGAPDEIAGQIAVWQRRMRLEHLIFHPRQPGMPLREAVDCVAAVAGGVMPRVRTLLSAD, from the coding sequence GTGACGGGAATCCGGCCGCCCCGGCTCGGGATCTCCATCAGCTTCCAGGCGCACGGCGCGCTCGGCGAGCGATCGTCGACGGTCTACGGCGAGGCGCTGGAACTGGCGGCGGAGGCCGACCGCCTCGGCGTCGAGTCGATCTGGACCAGCGAGCACCACGGCGAGGAGGACGGCTACTGCCCGTCGCCGGTGCTGGCCGGCGCCGCGCTCGCCGTCGCCGCGCCACGCTGCCGCGTCGGCCAGGCGGTCGCGCTGGCGCCGTTGCAGGGCCATCCGCTGCGTCTCGCCGAGGATCTCGCGGTGCTCGACAACCTGTCGGGCGGACGCGTCGAGATCGGTCTCGGGCAGGGCTACCGGCCGTCCGAGTTCGCGATGTTCGGCCTGCCCTACGCGCGCCGCACGGCGGCGTTCGAGGACGCGTTGGACATCCTGCGGCTGGCCTGGAGCGGCGAGCGGTTCGATTACGCCGGCCGGGTGCATTCGGTGACGGCGGGCGTTCTGAGGCCGCCACCCGTCAGGCCCGGCGCGCCGCCGCTTTGGATCGGGGCCGCGGCGCCGGCGTCGCGCGCGCGGGCCGTGCGCCACCGCGCCGGGCTGGTCGTGGCGCCGCTGACAGAGCTCGAGCACACCGCGCGGCAGTTCGCTTCGTTCGACGACGAGGCCGCCGCGCAGGGCGCCGGCGCGCTGCCGCGCGCGCTGATGCGGGAGATCCTCGTGGGCGGCTCCGCCGCCGATGCGGTCTCCAGCCACAGCCGCTACCTCGACCATGTCTACCGCGTGCAGTACGCGCCGGAGCGGACCGGCCTCACCGTCCGCGATTCCGCGACGGGCCAGCGCCGTCCGCTGGCGGGCGACGATCCGTACTATCTGTCGGAGGCGTTCATGCGCGAGCGCTGGTTCCTCGGCGCGCCGGACGAGATCGCCGGCCAGATCGCCGTGTGGCAGCGGCGTATGCGGCTGGAGCACCTGATCTTCCACCCGCGGCAGCCCGGCATGCCGTTGCGCGAGGCCGTGGATTGCGTCGCGGCCGTCGCGGGCGGCGTCATGCCGCGCGTCCGGACGCTGCTCTCGGCGGATTGA
- a CDS encoding nuclear transport factor 2 family protein codes for MADNGAMVVELDKRRMDAMGKKDVATLKALIADDLIYTHSSARIDTKASLIGAMESGATVYTAVEPSDVVAQDLGDAVVLTGTARIGVVSNGAPNAFSVRFMDVYAKRGGNWQMVAWQSTRLPA; via the coding sequence ATGGCGGACAACGGCGCGATGGTGGTGGAGCTCGACAAGCGGCGCATGGACGCGATGGGCAAGAAGGACGTCGCGACGCTTAAGGCGCTGATCGCCGACGACCTGATCTACACGCATTCCTCCGCGCGCATCGACACCAAGGCCAGCCTGATCGGCGCCATGGAGTCCGGCGCCACGGTGTACACCGCCGTCGAGCCGTCGGACGTTGTGGCGCAGGATCTCGGCGACGCGGTGGTGCTGACCGGCACCGCCCGCATCGGCGTGGTCTCGAACGGCGCGCCGAACGCCTTCAGCGTGCGGTTCATGGACGTCTACGCCAAGCGCGGCGGGAACTGGCAGATGGTCGCGTGGCAGTCGACGCGCCTGCCGGCCTAG
- a CDS encoding HlyD family secretion protein, producing MSRMPTRLPRFLMIVAVPLVAVAGGVLWWLSGGRYISTENAYVKAHIVQIAPEVSGTVRRVVALDHATVSAGDTLLTIEARPFRLALDSAEAELDAARSHVETLRATWREAVSELADAEARAAYAQRQWQRQEELAVKGVLSASKRDEAQNDARMAADRVASVREKLRRVLTALNDDPQMPSDSHPMVRDKTAARERAALDLARTTVRAPVDGVVVNLRLQRGEQIKASTPLFALVALNRPWVEANFKETELTHVRVGQKATVVLDIYPDVTWEAVVESLSPATGAEFAILPPQNASGNWVKVVQRLPVKLRLLPHQGEPPLRAGMTATVRIDTGRRRGVNDLQRLVGLGRPDRPATTAHSP from the coding sequence ATGAGCCGGATGCCGACGCGCCTGCCGCGCTTCCTCATGATCGTGGCGGTGCCGCTCGTCGCGGTCGCCGGCGGCGTGCTGTGGTGGCTGTCCGGCGGGCGCTACATCTCGACCGAGAACGCCTACGTGAAGGCGCATATCGTCCAGATCGCGCCGGAGGTGTCCGGCACGGTCCGCCGCGTGGTGGCCCTCGACCACGCCACGGTGTCGGCCGGCGACACGCTGCTGACGATCGAGGCGCGGCCGTTCCGGCTGGCGCTCGACAGCGCCGAGGCCGAGCTCGACGCCGCCCGCAGCCACGTCGAGACGCTGCGCGCGACCTGGCGCGAGGCGGTGAGCGAGCTGGCCGACGCCGAGGCTCGCGCCGCGTACGCGCAGCGGCAATGGCAGCGGCAGGAGGAGCTGGCGGTCAAGGGCGTGCTGTCGGCGAGCAAGCGCGACGAGGCGCAGAACGACGCGCGCATGGCCGCCGACCGCGTCGCCTCGGTGCGCGAGAAGCTGCGGCGCGTGCTCACGGCGCTGAACGACGATCCGCAGATGCCGTCCGACAGCCATCCGATGGTGCGCGACAAGACGGCGGCGCGCGAGCGCGCGGCGCTGGATCTCGCGCGCACCACGGTGCGCGCGCCGGTCGACGGCGTGGTCGTGAACCTGCGGCTGCAGCGCGGCGAGCAGATCAAGGCGTCGACGCCGCTGTTCGCGCTGGTCGCGCTGAACCGCCCGTGGGTCGAGGCCAACTTCAAGGAGACCGAGCTCACGCACGTCCGCGTCGGCCAGAAGGCGACGGTGGTGCTCGACATCTATCCCGATGTGACGTGGGAAGCGGTGGTCGAGAGCCTCAGCCCGGCGACCGGCGCGGAGTTCGCGATCCTGCCGCCGCAGAACGCCAGCGGCAACTGGGTGAAGGTCGTCCAGCGTCTGCCGGTGAAGCTGCGCCTGCTGCCGCACCAGGGCGAGCCGCCGCTGCGCGCCGGCATGACGGCCACGGTGCGCATCGACACCGGCCGCCGCCGCGGCGTCAACGACCTCCAGCGGTTGGTCGGACTCGGCCGGCCCGACCGCCCCGCGACGACGGCCCATTCCCCGTAG
- a CDS encoding MarR family transcriptional regulator has protein sequence MGPDDDGYIGYLLSDVARLIRTVFDRRVRDIGLTRAQWLVLSRLYRRPGSSQTELADMLEVDRASAGRMIDRMEKGGWVERRADAGDRRIRRLHLTAEARRVHARMWAIAEATVDDALSPLSQVQRVEFTRQAARIKERLQSLAGVEQSPASRPSGARRRAAA, from the coding sequence GTGGGTCCGGACGACGACGGCTATATCGGCTACCTGCTGTCGGACGTGGCGCGGCTGATCCGCACCGTGTTCGACCGCCGCGTGCGCGACATCGGCCTGACCCGGGCCCAGTGGCTGGTCCTGTCGCGGCTCTACCGCCGGCCGGGATCGAGCCAGACCGAACTGGCCGACATGCTCGAGGTCGACCGGGCCAGCGCCGGCCGCATGATCGACCGGATGGAGAAGGGCGGCTGGGTCGAGCGCCGGGCCGACGCCGGTGACCGCCGGATCCGGCGCCTGCACCTGACGGCGGAGGCGCGCCGCGTGCACGCCCGCATGTGGGCGATCGCCGAGGCCACGGTGGACGATGCCCTGTCGCCGCTCTCCCAGGTGCAGCGCGTCGAGTTCACGCGCCAGGCGGCGCGGATCAAGGAACGGTTGCAGTCGCTGGCCGGCGTCGAGCAATCGCCGGCCTCCCGGCCGTCCGGCGCGCGCCGGCGGGCGGCCGCATGA
- a CDS encoding DHA2 family efflux MFS transporter permease subunit, whose protein sequence is MSSSAPAVDAAQVSPGESYSTGRRVLILVMVVLGSTLYATTLLIASTLLPQMQGAMSATQDEIAWAMTFNILATAVATPMTGWLAARFGRRETMMWSVFAFTVTTFMCGAAESLETLILWRVLQGALGAPVIPLSQTILLDSFPKRQAGFVTSIFGMAVVIGPVIGPTVGGMLSELYGWRWAFYMIVPVGMVSFIGLRLTLPRDAPTGRVALDWTGFLSLSVTIACVQLVLSRGQRLDWFESREIVVETFVAALAFWVFIAHSLTASRPFLNLRLLLDRKYAIGLTLVLIYGMVNFTPMVLLPPLLQQHAGFPDQLIGEIIAARGVGATIGFFLAIFVGRIDPRVGLVGGFTLQALSGWWLMGIDLNVDTGTLMANSLVQGVAIGVIWVPLTLVTFSNVAPANLAEGMAVYHLLRNIGSSFFISLSIAEIVRTTGANYSRMTEFLNPTTGRWRCRG, encoded by the coding sequence ATGAGTTCAAGCGCTCCCGCCGTCGACGCGGCGCAGGTCAGCCCCGGCGAGTCCTACTCGACCGGCCGCCGGGTGCTGATCCTCGTCATGGTCGTGCTGGGCTCGACCCTGTACGCGACCACCCTGCTGATCGCCTCGACGCTGCTGCCGCAGATGCAGGGCGCCATGTCGGCGACCCAGGACGAGATCGCCTGGGCGATGACCTTCAACATCCTGGCGACCGCCGTGGCGACGCCGATGACCGGCTGGCTGGCGGCCCGGTTCGGGCGGCGCGAGACGATGATGTGGTCGGTGTTCGCGTTCACCGTCACCACCTTCATGTGCGGCGCCGCCGAATCGCTGGAGACGCTCATCCTCTGGCGCGTCCTGCAGGGGGCGCTGGGCGCGCCGGTGATCCCGCTGTCGCAGACCATCCTGCTCGACAGCTTCCCCAAGCGGCAGGCCGGCTTCGTGACCTCGATCTTCGGCATGGCGGTGGTGATCGGGCCGGTGATCGGCCCCACCGTCGGCGGCATGCTGTCGGAGCTCTACGGCTGGCGCTGGGCCTTCTACATGATCGTCCCGGTCGGCATGGTCTCGTTCATCGGCCTGCGCCTGACGCTGCCGCGCGACGCGCCGACCGGACGCGTGGCGCTCGACTGGACCGGATTCCTGTCGCTGTCGGTCACGATCGCCTGCGTGCAGCTCGTGCTCTCGCGCGGCCAGCGGCTGGACTGGTTCGAGTCGCGCGAGATCGTCGTCGAGACCTTCGTCGCGGCGCTGGCCTTCTGGGTGTTCATCGCCCACAGCCTCACGGCCAGCCGCCCTTTCCTCAACCTGCGCCTGCTGCTCGACCGCAAATACGCGATCGGCCTGACCCTCGTGCTGATCTACGGCATGGTGAACTTCACCCCGATGGTGCTGCTGCCGCCGCTGCTGCAGCAGCACGCCGGCTTCCCCGACCAGCTCATCGGCGAGATCATCGCCGCGCGCGGCGTCGGCGCCACGATCGGATTCTTCCTCGCGATCTTCGTCGGCCGGATCGATCCGCGGGTCGGCCTGGTCGGCGGCTTCACGCTGCAGGCGCTGTCCGGCTGGTGGCTGATGGGGATCGACCTCAACGTCGACACCGGCACGCTGATGGCCAACAGCCTGGTGCAGGGCGTCGCCATCGGCGTGATCTGGGTGCCGCTGACGCTGGTGACGTTCTCCAACGTCGCGCCCGCCAACCTCGCCGAGGGCATGGCGGTCTACCATCTGCTGCGCAACATCGGCTCGAGCTTCTTCATCTCGCTGTCGATCGCCGAGATCGTGCGTACCACCGGCGCCAATTACAGCCGCATGACCGAGTTCCTGAACCCTACAACAGGGCGCTGGCGCTGCCGTGGGTGA
- a CDS encoding ABC transporter substrate-binding protein yields the protein MDRGSSTGKTRRGVLASLGATAVGAAAGPAWGQAEPPKPAQIVVNHSGGSMGSAMRKAFFNGFEKKYGIRIVETSPVDFGKLRAMVDSKNVEWDLTEIGGQDAIRATKMGLVEPIDDKIVDRSKYPEKARTSHIFASSVYTTIIGYRTDVFKGGTHPKSWAEWWDVKKFPGARSMRNHPTDNLEFALIADGVPKDKLYPIDFDRAFRKLDQIKPHVTAWWSTGQQPAQLLLDKEVVLATGWNGRFYDIIKKGAPVEIEWNEGALKQGSFAIPKGAKNPYWAQKLLAELSVPQQQAVYASELGYPGLNLEALNYVDAKVKPYLPTQYIDKQFWISDEWYAENGTKAQELWNAWLLKK from the coding sequence ATGGATCGCGGAAGCAGCACGGGAAAAACCAGGCGCGGGGTCTTGGCGTCGCTCGGCGCGACGGCGGTCGGCGCGGCCGCCGGCCCGGCCTGGGGCCAGGCCGAGCCGCCCAAGCCCGCCCAGATCGTCGTCAACCATTCCGGCGGCTCGATGGGCTCGGCGATGCGCAAGGCCTTCTTCAACGGCTTCGAGAAGAAGTACGGCATCCGCATCGTCGAGACGAGCCCGGTCGATTTCGGCAAGCTGCGCGCCATGGTCGACTCGAAAAACGTCGAGTGGGACCTGACGGAGATCGGCGGCCAGGACGCGATCCGCGCCACCAAGATGGGCCTCGTCGAGCCGATCGACGACAAGATCGTCGACCGCTCGAAATACCCCGAGAAGGCGCGGACGTCGCACATCTTCGCGTCGTCCGTCTACACCACGATCATCGGCTACCGCACCGACGTGTTCAAAGGCGGCACCCATCCGAAGAGCTGGGCCGAGTGGTGGGACGTCAAGAAGTTCCCCGGCGCGCGCTCGATGCGCAACCACCCGACCGACAACCTCGAGTTCGCCCTGATCGCCGACGGCGTGCCGAAGGACAAGCTCTATCCGATCGACTTCGACCGGGCGTTCCGCAAGCTCGACCAGATCAAGCCGCACGTGACGGCGTGGTGGTCGACCGGCCAGCAGCCGGCGCAGCTCCTGCTCGACAAGGAGGTCGTGCTGGCGACCGGCTGGAACGGCCGCTTCTACGACATCATCAAGAAGGGCGCGCCGGTCGAGATCGAGTGGAACGAGGGCGCCCTCAAGCAGGGCAGCTTCGCCATCCCCAAGGGCGCCAAGAACCCCTACTGGGCGCAGAAGCTGCTGGCCGAGCTGTCGGTGCCGCAGCAGCAGGCGGTCTACGCCAGCGAGCTCGGGTACCCCGGCCTCAACCTCGAGGCGTTGAACTACGTCGACGCGAAGGTGAAGCCGTACCTGCCGACGCAGTACATCGACAAGCAGTTCTGGATCAGCGACGAGTGGTACGCCGAGAACGGCACCAAGGCGCAGGAGCTGTGGAACGCCTGGCTGCTGAAGAAGTGA
- a CDS encoding ABC transporter ATP-binding protein → MSQAVDGPASGSAELRLVDVEKRFGAVAALDRVSLEVRRGELLTILGPSGSGKTTLLKVVAGFETPDAGDVLVDGVDFTALPPARRGIGMVFQNYALFPHLTVRRNVAFPLEMRDRPKAEIERRVTEALGLVELAGYDDRLPRQLSGGQQQRVALARAIVFNPRLLLLDEPFGALDRKLRETMQLEVRRLQRRLGLTTIFITHDQEEALILSDRIAVMDKGSIRQIGATTDIYERPASDFVADFVGESNLFHGVVTAPGAVTLSGGRVVKARTDAAVGRALGVLMRPERFSSTENPFTGEVVEAVYLGSSFKLRLRCEDGVELIVRQPARGALAGVGARVTVGIAPDEIHVFDR, encoded by the coding sequence GTGAGCCAGGCCGTGGACGGACCCGCCTCCGGGTCCGCGGAGCTGCGTCTGGTCGACGTCGAGAAGCGGTTCGGCGCCGTCGCGGCGCTGGACCGCGTGTCGCTGGAGGTCCGGCGCGGCGAACTGCTGACGATCCTCGGCCCGAGCGGATCCGGCAAGACGACGCTGCTGAAGGTGGTCGCCGGTTTCGAGACGCCCGACGCCGGCGACGTGCTGGTCGACGGGGTCGATTTCACGGCGCTGCCGCCGGCCAGACGCGGCATCGGCATGGTTTTCCAGAACTACGCGCTGTTCCCGCACCTCACCGTGCGGCGCAACGTGGCGTTCCCGCTGGAGATGCGCGACCGGCCGAAGGCCGAGATCGAACGCCGCGTGACGGAGGCGCTGGGACTGGTCGAACTGGCGGGCTACGACGACCGCCTGCCGCGCCAGCTCTCCGGCGGCCAGCAGCAGCGCGTCGCGCTGGCCCGCGCCATCGTCTTCAATCCGCGCCTGCTGCTGCTCGACGAACCGTTCGGCGCCCTCGACCGCAAGCTGCGCGAGACCATGCAGCTCGAGGTCCGCCGCCTGCAGCGCCGGCTGGGCCTGACCACGATCTTCATCACCCACGACCAGGAGGAGGCGCTGATCCTGTCCGACCGCATCGCGGTGATGGACAAGGGCTCGATCCGCCAGATCGGCGCGACGACGGACATCTACGAACGCCCGGCGTCGGATTTCGTCGCCGACTTCGTGGGCGAGTCGAACCTGTTCCACGGCGTCGTCACGGCGCCCGGCGCGGTGACCCTGAGCGGCGGACGCGTGGTCAAGGCCCGCACCGACGCCGCGGTCGGCCGCGCGCTGGGCGTGCTGATGCGGCCGGAGCGCTTCTCCTCGACCGAGAACCCGTTCACCGGCGAGGTGGTCGAGGCGGTCTATCTCGGCTCCTCGTTCAAGCTGCGGCTGCGATGCGAGGACGGCGTCGAGCTGATCGTGCGCCAGCCCGCCCGCGGCGCGCTGGCCGGCGTCGGCGCCCGCGTCACCGTCGGCATCGCCCCGGACGAGATCCATGTCTTCGACCGCTAG
- a CDS encoding ABC transporter permease: MAEAVRAGRWNGLWPAAPALALLFCFFLFPVARMLGFSVESGSLEWYEKALGQGLYLQVFWRTFEIAALVTAICLVIGYPLGFLLATTTPFWATLGFIFVLLPLWTSVLVRTYAWMVLLGRNGVVNRTLIDAGVITDPLPLLHNFTGVLIGMVHVLLPYMVLPIYGAVRRLDPSVVAAAQGLGASSWRVFWRIYLPLTMNGIFAGGVIVFVLSLGFYITPALLGGGRVIMIAVLIEQQVRETLNWQFAAALSAVLLAATFAVYALAQRFMRPEPAS, translated from the coding sequence ATGGCTGAGGCGGTGCGCGCCGGGCGCTGGAACGGGCTGTGGCCGGCCGCGCCGGCGCTGGCGCTGCTGTTCTGCTTCTTCCTGTTCCCGGTCGCGCGCATGCTCGGCTTCAGCGTCGAGTCGGGCTCGCTCGAATGGTACGAGAAGGCGCTCGGCCAGGGACTGTACCTGCAGGTGTTCTGGCGCACCTTCGAGATCGCCGCCCTCGTCACCGCCATCTGCCTCGTGATCGGCTATCCGCTCGGCTTCCTGCTGGCGACCACGACGCCGTTCTGGGCCACCCTCGGCTTCATCTTCGTGCTGCTGCCGCTGTGGACCAGCGTGCTGGTGCGCACCTACGCCTGGATGGTGCTGCTCGGCCGCAACGGCGTGGTCAACCGGACGCTGATCGACGCGGGCGTGATCACGGACCCGCTGCCGTTGCTGCACAATTTCACCGGCGTGCTGATCGGCATGGTGCACGTGCTGCTGCCCTACATGGTGCTGCCGATCTACGGCGCCGTGCGGCGGCTCGATCCGTCGGTCGTGGCGGCGGCGCAGGGCCTCGGCGCGTCGTCGTGGCGCGTGTTCTGGCGCATCTACCTGCCGCTCACCATGAACGGCATCTTCGCCGGCGGCGTGATCGTGTTCGTGCTGTCGCTGGGCTTCTACATCACGCCGGCCCTGCTCGGTGGCGGCCGGGTGATCATGATCGCGGTGCTGATCGAGCAGCAGGTGCGCGAGACGCTGAACTGGCAGTTCGCCGCCGCCCTGTCGGCGGTCCTGCTGGCCGCCACCTTCGCGGTCTACGCGCTGGCGCAGCGCTTCATGCGGCCGGAGCCGGCGTCGTGA
- a CDS encoding ABC transporter permease — protein MTGPRAALVAVCAAVYLFLMLPLLVVFPISLSSAPYMQFPPPGLSWQWYERYLDDPQWIDATVRSLYVGVATMALSLALGVPLSFSLARGLYRGRALVDRVTMAPIVVPHIILSVAIYGLFAKLKMIGTWYGLVIAHTVLALPFVALVMVAGLRDFDRTLEQAAAGLGAGRARVMWRVTLPLLRPSLVSAGLLAFISSFDEVVVALFLSGASMTLPKKMFDNIMMEIDPTIAAVSVMQILLVSVALFLVGRFGRGLGAAAR, from the coding sequence GTGACCGGGCCCCGCGCCGCGCTGGTGGCCGTCTGCGCCGCCGTCTACCTGTTCCTGATGCTGCCGCTGCTGGTGGTGTTCCCGATCTCGCTGAGCTCGGCGCCGTACATGCAGTTCCCGCCGCCCGGCCTGTCGTGGCAGTGGTACGAGCGCTACCTCGACGATCCGCAATGGATCGACGCCACCGTCCGCAGCCTCTACGTCGGCGTCGCGACCATGGCTCTGTCGCTGGCGCTGGGCGTGCCGCTGTCGTTCAGCCTGGCGCGCGGGCTCTACCGCGGCCGCGCCCTGGTCGACCGCGTCACGATGGCGCCGATCGTCGTGCCGCACATCATCCTGTCCGTCGCGATCTACGGGCTGTTCGCCAAGCTCAAGATGATCGGCACGTGGTACGGGCTGGTCATCGCCCACACGGTGCTGGCGCTGCCGTTCGTCGCGCTGGTCATGGTGGCCGGCCTGCGCGATTTCGACCGCACGCTGGAGCAGGCCGCCGCCGGGCTGGGCGCCGGCCGGGCGCGGGTGATGTGGCGCGTGACCCTGCCGCTGCTGCGCCCCAGCCTGGTGTCGGCGGGGCTGCTCGCCTTCATCAGCTCGTTCGACGAGGTCGTGGTGGCGCTGTTCCTGTCCGGCGCCAGCATGACGCTGCCCAAGAAGATGTTCGACAACATCATGATGGAGATCGACCCCACCATCGCCGCGGTGTCGGTGATGCAGATCCTGCTGGTTTCCGTGGCGCTGTTCCTGGTCGGCCGGTTCGGCCGCGGGCTCGGCGCGGCGGCCCGTTGA
- a CDS encoding FAD-binding oxidoreductase produces MVDSVFHKDFKSMPWWWEAWHPSNELSQDPPLKTDVLVVGAGYGGLSTGLEIARSGGEVTVLERGDFGVGASTRNGGAVSGGTTLGKGFSGKGVVAPEEWQRVMSAMLTDAAESLTQVQTVIEREGIDCHWRLAGRFVGAYTPRHYRDQAAKLGAYNDAAGAGTRMVPRERQREEIDTGYYHGGMVVDRSCQLHPALYYGGLLKAAHRAGVKLCANTDAERIERKAGGFTVHTNKGPIEAREVVIATNGYTGDVTPNLKRRLVPVASHIIATEELPEDLAKSLIPKGRTISDTKRVLCYYRLSPDGKRVIFGGRARFTQVPPEVSAPVLHGYMVDRWPQLKDYKVTHAWTGNVAFAFDYLPHMGKDDGMHYLMACNGSGVAMMSYLGYQTARKIVGGSNAAVNAFDGREFPTMAMYNGDPWFLPMVGAWYRTRDWWDRLNA; encoded by the coding sequence ATGGTCGACAGCGTCTTTCACAAGGACTTCAAGTCGATGCCGTGGTGGTGGGAGGCGTGGCATCCCTCCAACGAGCTGTCGCAGGACCCGCCGCTGAAGACCGACGTGCTGGTCGTCGGCGCCGGCTACGGCGGCCTCTCCACCGGGCTGGAGATCGCGCGCTCCGGCGGCGAGGTGACGGTGCTGGAGCGCGGCGATTTCGGCGTCGGCGCCAGCACCCGCAACGGCGGCGCCGTCAGCGGCGGCACGACCCTGGGCAAAGGCTTCTCGGGCAAGGGCGTGGTGGCGCCGGAGGAGTGGCAGCGGGTCATGTCGGCGATGCTGACCGACGCCGCCGAGTCGCTGACCCAGGTGCAGACGGTGATCGAGCGCGAGGGCATTGATTGCCACTGGCGCCTGGCCGGCCGCTTCGTCGGCGCCTACACGCCGCGCCACTACCGCGACCAGGCGGCCAAGCTCGGCGCCTACAACGACGCCGCCGGCGCCGGCACGCGCATGGTGCCGCGCGAGCGCCAGCGCGAGGAGATCGACACCGGCTACTACCACGGCGGCATGGTGGTCGACCGCTCCTGCCAGCTCCATCCCGCGCTCTACTACGGCGGCCTCCTGAAGGCCGCGCACCGCGCCGGCGTCAAGCTCTGCGCCAACACCGACGCCGAGCGCATCGAACGCAAGGCCGGCGGCTTCACGGTCCACACCAACAAGGGGCCGATCGAGGCGCGCGAGGTCGTCATCGCCACCAACGGCTACACCGGCGACGTCACGCCCAACCTCAAACGCCGGCTGGTGCCCGTGGCCAGCCACATCATCGCCACCGAGGAGCTGCCGGAGGATCTCGCGAAGAGCCTGATCCCCAAGGGCCGCACCATCAGCGACACCAAGCGGGTGCTCTGCTACTACCGGCTCTCGCCCGACGGCAAGCGCGTGATCTTCGGCGGCCGCGCCCGCTTCACGCAGGTGCCGCCCGAGGTCAGCGCGCCGGTGCTGCACGGCTACATGGTCGACCGCTGGCCGCAGCTCAAGGACTACAAGGTCACGCACGCCTGGACCGGCAACGTCGCCTTCGCCTTCGACTACCTGCCGCACATGGGCAAGGACGACGGCATGCACTACCTGATGGCGTGCAACGGAAGCGGCGTGGCGATGATGTCGTATCTCGGCTACCAGACGGCGCGCAAGATCGTCGGCGGCTCGAACGCCGCGGTCAACGCCTTCGACGGCCGCGAGTTCCCGACCATGGCGATGTACAACGGCGACCCGTGGTTCCTGCCGATGGTCGGCGCGTGGTACCGCACGCGCGACTGGTGGGACCGGCTCAACGCGTGA